GGAGGAGTCCGCCGCCCTCCGGATGACCAAGATCGCCGCCATCAACGAGGCGGGGATCAACATCATCTCGACGCTCGACCTGTCCAGGCTTCTCAAGCTTGTGGCCACATCGGCCTGCCTCATCCTCGAGGCGGAGACGTGCGTCATCCGCCTGCTCGACCCGGAGACCGGGAAGTACGGGATCCGCGAGTATTACGGGATGAAGACGGAAGGGGAGCAGAAGGACCTCTTCCTCATGGACAAGAAGGCGGCGACCGTCGTCCTCAAGGGAGAGCCGTCCCTGCTCGTGCGCGACGCCTCGCAGGAGCCCGGATGGCAGGACTTCGCCGGGGTCGCCCGCACGCTCGCGTGCGTCCCCCTCCACGGGGAAGGGGAGATCCTCGGGACCGTCACGATCTTCGACAAGTTCCCCCACAAGACATTCTTCCCATCATCGTTCACCAGCGAGGACTTGGCCACGTTCGGGAAATTCCTCAAGTACGCCGAGAAGGCGGTCGTGAACGCGATCGCCTACGAGCGGAACGATCGGCTGAAGAACCTCGACGAGACGACTTCGCTGCCCACCCTGAAATATTTCCAGGAGCGGCTGCTCCACGAGATCAGCCGTGCCAAGCGGTTCCAGCGGAGGCTCGTCCTGATGATCTGCGAGGTCCAGGCGCACGTGCCGGCAGGGTCGCAATCCCGCTCCGGCCGCGCGGACTGGGTGATGAAGCAGGTGGCGAAGGCGATCCGCGCCACCCTTCGCGAGTACGACGTCGTGGCGCGGATCAGCGAAGGGAAGTTCGGGATGATCCTTCCCGAGGCGGAGGACGGCAAGATCAGCGCGATCCCCCGGATCAAGAAGGCGATCGCCGCCGAGGCCGAGGAGATCCGTCGCCACGCCAGGGATGCGCGCGTCGAGGTGCGGTTCGGCCACGCGTCGTTTCCGGAAGACGGCGACGACCACGAAAAGCTGATCTTCAAGTCGAACATCCTGAAGAACTGATATGTGCCGCGTGATCCGCGCCGCCGTGGTCACCCTGTCCGACCGGTCGTTCCGAAAGGAGCGGCCGGACGCTTCGGGCCCCGCGGTGGCGGAGATGCTCCGGTCGATTTCCGCGGAGATCGTCCAGCAGGTCGTGATTCCCGACGAGATCCCTTTCATCCGCCGCGCCCTTCTCCACTTCTGCGATGCGCTCGAACTTGATCTGGTCGTGACTACGGGGGGGACGGGGGTCGACCCGCGCGACGTCACGCCCGACGCCACCCGGGGGATCCTGGACCGGGAAGTTCCGGGGATGGCGGAGGCGATGCGGGCGGAAAGCCTCAAGCGGGTGGCCGCGGCGATGCTGTCGCGCGCGGTGGTCGGAATCCGCGGGAAGACGCTGATCGTCAACCTGCCGGGGAGCCCCGGCGGCGCCAGGGAGAACCTGGCCGTCCTCCTCCCCGCGATCCCCCACGCCGTCGAGAAGATCCACGGGGAAGGCGGGGATTGCGCCGTATCAACATCAACCTGAGACCACTACATTCCTGTAGGTATTGTAGAACGCAAACAACAAAATGGGTAAGCTGACCTGAACGGCAAAGGGCAGGATCTTCAGCTGGGCGAGTGTCAGCGGCCCGCTAAAGAAGGTCGCTGCCCAGATCAAGGCGAAGAGCACTTTCCATAACCCGCGGCAGTCGGGACGCTTCTCCCAGAACAAGACGGCGGGGATCAGTAAAATGCTCCAATCGTAGATCATGGCATGTGGAGTGATCCAAAGGGTAAGGCAGATGGCTCCGGCGAACAAGAGGGCCGGCTCGCAGCGCAACTTCCGCCAGGGGAATCCAACGCCCAATGTCAGTTGTGGCTTGTAGAGCAAAACGATATCCTGCTGAAGATTCTTCTGGTACTCGAAGTCATACAGGCGAGCGCCTTCGCCTCTCAGAAGCGTTGAACCTGCCGCGTAGAATGTCACATAATCGGTGCCCACCACCTGTTCGGCCAGGGATTATTCGAGAATCGATGAATGATGCCGATTATTACAAGTCTTCGGGAGGGCCGTCGACGAGGCCGCGGGCCGAGTCGGGCAGCCCCTCGTTCATCGAGCCGGTCCGGTACCCCTTGAGGTCGACGGAGACGTAGAGAAAGCCGTTCTCCTGGAATCGCGCGTGGATCGCCCCGGAGATCTCCGGCTCGAAGAGGCGCGGGATCTCGTCCGTCCCCACTTCGATCCGCGCCACCGCGTCGTGGACGCGCACCCGGAACTGCCGGAAGCCGAACCCCCGCAGCACCTCCTCGCACGACTCCACGCGCCGCAGCGACTCCTCGTCGATCGTCGTTCCGTACGGGAAGCGGGAGGAGAGGCACGCGAACGAGCCGCGGTCCGCCGTGGGGAGATCGAAGTGTCGGCTCAGGCGGCGGATCGCCGGCTTTGTCAGTCCGTTCTCGAGCAGCGGGCTGCGGACGGCGAGCTCCTTCGCCGCGCGGCGCCCCGGCCGGAAGTCGTGCGCGTCGTCGGCGTTGGAGCCGTCGCACACGGCCGCGTACCCCTCTTCCCGTGCGATTCCGGCGAGGATCCCGAACAGCTCCTTCTTGCAGTGGTAGCATCGGTCCGGCGGGTTCGCGGAGAAGCCGGGGATCTCCAGCTCGTTTGACTCGACGAGGCGGTGGCGGACACCCCAGGAGCGCGCCAGCCGCACGGCCTCCTCCCGCTCGGAGCGGGGATACGTCGGGGAGGTGGCGGTGACCGCCAGGACCCGCTCTCCCATCGCCTCCTTCACTGCATAGAGGAGGAACGCGCTGTCGACCCCGCCGCTGAAGGCGACAACGGCGGACCCCATGCGGCGGAGCGCCGCGAGCAACGTCTCGTAACGGCGCAGATCGTCGGGCGTCGGAGCGGCGTTCGAGGTATCAGCAGAGGAGACCACGCCCGACCTCCTCGAAGTCCGGGTTTTCGGGCACGGTCACGAGTCGCTCCCCGCCGGGGGAGATCTCCCGGATTTCGTACGGGCCGACCGTCCCCGGCTTGCCGTACCGGGTGAAGATCCTGGAGAGCAGGTCGAGCCGTTCCTCCTCGCTTCCGCCGAGGAGCATCACGGAGGGACCCGGGTGGCTGTCCGCCACGTAGACGGTGTCCCTCCCCCGGCAGAGGGCCTCGAGCCGGCGGTTCTCTTCCTCGCTCTTGGCCACGATCGCCTTCATCCCCCGGACGCGGAAATGGCGTCCCGCCTTCAGGAGGAGGACTTCGTGCATCCCGAAGGATGGGTGATGGTCGAGGAGGTCCCGCACCTTGAGGGAGAAGGTCCGGTCGGTCAGCATGCATCCCCCCGCGGGGCACGGGTAGTCGCCGATCCCGAACTCCTCGGCGAGCCGGATCTGCTCCTTGCGGGACCGCCCGGTGATGGCGAGCATCCTCTCCCGGTCGACCCAGCCTTCCCGCTCCGGCAGCGTGGGGGGGAGGTGAAGCGCCGAGAGCGGGCGCAGGATGATCCCCGCGCATCCGCTGTGCCTCTCGATCCCGCGCAGCGCGTCGTCGCGCTGGGACATCGGCCGCTGCCCGACGACCTCCCCCGTGACCAGGAAGGAGGCTCCGATCTCCTCCATATACGCCTTCGCCTTCCGCAGGGTGAAGATCCGGCAGTCGATGCACGGGTTCATCGCCGATCCCCGGCCGTGCCGGGGTCGCTTGACGATCTCGAGGTACTCCTCCCCCTTCGAGACGGTCCGGATCGGGATCCCCATCCCCACCGCGACCTCGTTCGCCGCCGAGCGGCATCCCCCCCCGTTCCCTTGCCCCTTGTGGGAGCAGGTGCAGAACGGCGAGGTGAAATGGATCGCGTGAAGCTCGATCCCCTGGTCGCGGAC
This is a stretch of genomic DNA from bacterium. It encodes these proteins:
- the larE gene encoding ATP-dependent sacrificial sulfur transferase LarE, translating into MGSAVVAFSGGVDSAFLLYAVKEAMGERVLAVTATSPTYPRSEREEAVRLARSWGVRHRLVESNELEIPGFSANPPDRCYHCKKELFGILAGIAREEGYAAVCDGSNADDAHDFRPGRRAAKELAVRSPLLENGLTKPAIRRLSRHFDLPTADRGSFACLSSRFPYGTTIDEESLRRVESCEEVLRGFGFRQFRVRVHDAVARIEVGTDEIPRLFEPEISGAIHARFQENGFLYVSVDLKGYRTGSMNEGLPDSARGLVDGPPEDL
- a CDS encoding diguanylate cyclase codes for the protein MGNRVSNDFSRKAGEILRSAKPIEERLREFSGEISAWLGGGTVSVLLFDRDSEDFYVRTSTLRLTPGAPEFHFPAEGTLEELSLAERRPIILSEGKRPESSRKRGTVLMFPLLSSGEPNGVLVVQTVTEGEVPEEMLSAVTDAAVLLSDVVGMSLREESAALRMTKIAAINEAGINIISTLDLSRLLKLVATSACLILEAETCVIRLLDPETGKYGIREYYGMKTEGEQKDLFLMDKKAATVVLKGEPSLLVRDASQEPGWQDFAGVARTLACVPLHGEGEILGTVTIFDKFPHKTFFPSSFTSEDLATFGKFLKYAEKAVVNAIAYERNDRLKNLDETTSLPTLKYFQERLLHEISRAKRFQRRLVLMICEVQAHVPAGSQSRSGRADWVMKQVAKAIRATLREYDVVARISEGKFGMILPEAEDGKISAIPRIKKAIAAEAEEIRRHARDARVEVRFGHASFPEDGDDHEKLIFKSNILKN
- a CDS encoding 7-cyano-7-deazaguanine synthase, producing MTLPAILSPPRKAVVLLSGGLDSTLAARIVRDQGIELHAIHFTSPFCTCSHKGQGNGGGCRSAANEVAVGMGIPIRTVSKGEEYLEIVKRPRHGRGSAMNPCIDCRIFTLRKAKAYMEEIGASFLVTGEVVGQRPMSQRDDALRGIERHSGCAGIILRPLSALHLPPTLPEREGWVDRERMLAITGRSRKEQIRLAEEFGIGDYPCPAGGCMLTDRTFSLKVRDLLDHHPSFGMHEVLLLKAGRHFRVRGMKAIVAKSEEENRRLEALCRGRDTVYVADSHPGPSVMLLGGSEEERLDLLSRIFTRYGKPGTVGPYEIREISPGGERLVTVPENPDFEEVGRGLLC
- a CDS encoding MogA/MoaB family molybdenum cofactor biosynthesis protein, with amino-acid sequence MRAAVVTLSDRSFRKERPDASGPAVAEMLRSISAEIVQQVVIPDEIPFIRRALLHFCDALELDLVVTTGGTGVDPRDVTPDATRGILDREVPGMAEAMRAESLKRVAAAMLSRAVVGIRGKTLIVNLPGSPGGARENLAVLLPAIPHAVEKIHGEGGDCAVSTST